One window from the genome of Gimesia aquarii encodes:
- a CDS encoding leucine-rich repeat domain-containing protein: MVTLLRQSCTCNAVKLARVVILFLMLVLNGCSRQHEDTGDAKPVPESMPLLPSSIPPLDKELAGVYRYRAAPTGENRSSLPADLDAVIKKIRQFEFNAVLLKAPTGQDGNDQCERVAVRCNPLGPISHQLQEMPWCYNYTFIPGTNVVYGVDQGLCRVNTETGELERLLDATDYTLRAPFDSKRRELVLITRSVFLVKFHVDTNEVSKTKAPGFPSVSYPMAYDPASDRFLRLDPGEQRNGQPDIQLHEFDAKRRLLSSRKIQSQVRVSLDQRDGWVSTYDATVMDGHLILVVRRTPQYEQTECQNICHVIDLKANQVIFSAEMIPQPASDPPSRENSEALSAEQALAKASVGGKYHHLIMKIPAPEDDLIHTTYREFGEYTGTQWRGYNLPSGHYVYVYPNWYVWRTRLSENSGKNQRVSVVNTPGQKPVDPRLKKAQAAYVRGEEEDAAAIWESILKDPATPYAWYRATISLATRSAKREYLTGAIKRLEPLGQKVLGEKTSIPFAVPSNQIAAEILTLLKSWHAELGQYRQAAIYAGAVKGTYYGTCGTYQAMYEANAIAEAKKLRQWAETREYHPSPRFAEMINGMTIADGGNAKAPVLNRLARFKRIVFEGSKLNDGGAALLQNLPQLEGVISHDTQLTDRGLWSLAKLGKLEELVIPDARITDECVRYLTNLPRLRILNLMNCPITDESAGTLGSLKHLTHLKLTHTRITDAGMAKLAGLTQLEQFGFPYQNITGKGLVNLSGMRRLRSVYIGCPSIDPQEMAPLANLHLLTTINIQTRSGAGDGLKHLKGLSNLKELILSDPTIKNHHLTPLKGLSVEKLSVWGTTVDDGCIDVILSMASLKHLQANGLRKLTPAGIRRLKDHPSLSEISLTDYCIPKSERTPLLEDMKPIKITYYAN; this comes from the coding sequence ATGGTCACGTTACTCCGCCAGTCCTGCACATGCAATGCAGTCAAGCTTGCCCGAGTGGTAATTTTGTTCCTGATGTTGGTCTTGAACGGTTGTAGCAGGCAGCATGAAGACACTGGCGACGCGAAGCCCGTACCAGAATCAATGCCGTTGCTGCCGAGTTCGATTCCCCCGCTGGATAAGGAACTCGCCGGAGTTTATCGGTATCGAGCCGCCCCGACCGGCGAAAATCGTTCGTCGCTGCCAGCCGATCTCGATGCAGTTATCAAGAAGATCCGACAATTCGAATTCAATGCTGTTCTCCTGAAGGCACCAACCGGCCAGGACGGAAACGACCAATGCGAGCGCGTCGCCGTTCGTTGCAATCCACTGGGACCGATCAGTCATCAGCTGCAGGAAATGCCCTGGTGTTACAACTACACGTTCATTCCCGGAACGAACGTGGTCTATGGTGTTGACCAGGGACTCTGTCGTGTGAACACAGAAACCGGCGAGTTGGAGCGTTTACTCGACGCGACAGATTATACCTTGCGAGCGCCGTTCGATTCAAAACGAAGGGAACTCGTTCTGATTACCCGGAGCGTCTTTCTGGTAAAGTTTCATGTCGACACTAACGAGGTGTCGAAAACCAAAGCGCCGGGGTTTCCGTCCGTTTCGTATCCAATGGCCTACGATCCCGCATCTGATCGTTTCCTGCGCCTGGATCCGGGTGAACAACGTAATGGGCAGCCCGACATCCAGCTTCACGAATTCGATGCAAAACGAAGGCTACTGTCATCGCGAAAGATTCAGTCGCAGGTGCGGGTCTCTCTCGACCAACGAGACGGCTGGGTCAGCACGTACGATGCCACGGTCATGGACGGACATCTGATTCTGGTCGTGCGTCGTACTCCGCAATACGAACAAACGGAGTGTCAGAATATTTGTCATGTCATTGACCTGAAAGCGAATCAAGTGATCTTCTCTGCCGAGATGATTCCGCAACCCGCAAGCGATCCACCGAGTCGAGAAAACAGTGAAGCATTGTCGGCAGAACAGGCACTGGCCAAGGCGAGTGTCGGCGGCAAGTATCACCACCTGATTATGAAGATTCCCGCACCTGAAGACGATTTGATTCATACAACGTACAGAGAATTTGGTGAATACACGGGCACGCAATGGCGCGGGTACAATTTACCCAGTGGCCACTACGTTTACGTGTACCCCAATTGGTACGTCTGGCGAACGCGACTGAGCGAGAACAGCGGTAAGAATCAGCGTGTCAGTGTTGTCAATACGCCGGGGCAGAAACCTGTAGATCCTCGCTTGAAAAAAGCGCAAGCCGCCTACGTACGGGGCGAAGAGGAGGACGCCGCTGCCATTTGGGAGTCCATTCTCAAAGATCCGGCCACGCCCTATGCGTGGTACAGAGCAACAATTTCACTAGCCACTCGATCAGCGAAACGCGAATACCTCACCGGTGCCATCAAACGTCTGGAGCCGCTCGGTCAAAAGGTCCTGGGTGAAAAGACCAGTATTCCTTTTGCCGTTCCATCAAACCAGATTGCCGCCGAAATTCTGACGCTGTTGAAGTCCTGGCATGCGGAACTGGGCCAATACCGGCAGGCCGCAATCTATGCAGGAGCGGTCAAGGGAACGTACTACGGTACTTGCGGCACATACCAAGCCATGTACGAAGCTAACGCAATAGCAGAAGCGAAAAAACTCCGACAGTGGGCCGAGACCAGGGAGTATCATCCATCACCTCGATTCGCGGAGATGATCAACGGGATGACGATTGCAGACGGAGGCAACGCCAAAGCACCTGTTCTTAATCGACTGGCCCGGTTCAAACGCATCGTATTCGAGGGCTCGAAATTGAATGACGGCGGAGCCGCCCTGCTGCAGAACCTGCCACAATTGGAAGGAGTCATATCACACGATACGCAATTAACCGATCGAGGCTTGTGGTCTCTTGCAAAGCTTGGCAAGCTCGAGGAACTCGTGATTCCAGACGCTCGAATTACAGACGAGTGTGTGCGGTATCTAACGAATCTACCGCGGCTCAGGATTCTGAATCTGATGAATTGCCCGATCACAGATGAGTCTGCCGGCACACTGGGTTCACTGAAGCATCTAACTCATCTGAAACTGACTCACACACGAATCACCGACGCAGGTATGGCCAAACTGGCGGGTCTGACACAACTCGAGCAATTCGGATTTCCCTACCAGAACATTACTGGCAAGGGGCTTGTAAATTTGTCGGGAATGCGCCGTTTGAGGTCAGTCTACATCGGTTGTCCGTCGATCGACCCGCAAGAAATGGCGCCGCTGGCCAACCTGCATTTACTCACGACGATCAATATCCAAACGCGATCCGGCGCGGGTGATGGGCTCAAACATTTGAAGGGACTAAGCAACCTGAAAGAACTCATCCTGAGTGACCCCACCATCAAAAACCATCATTTGACGCCTCTGAAAGGGCTTTCTGTAGAAAAATTGTCTGTCTGGGGAACGACCGTCGACGACGGATGCATTGATGTGATTCTCAGCATGGCATCACTCAAACACCTTCAGGCAAACGGTCTGCGAAAACTCACTCCCGCGGGTATCCGTCGCCTCAAGGATCACCCATCCCTCTCGGAGATCAGCCTGACTGATTACTGCATTCCCAAATCCGAGCGAACACCGCTGCTTGAAGACATGAAGCCGATCAAGATCACCTATTACGCCAACTGA
- a CDS encoding M56 family metallopeptidase produces MFQISNQWMLFLLDISTKSLLLVVIAGTSLKLFKLRDSNVRHRVWSGVLAGMLLLPLLALVLPTIPLSIPAGWTNRESTIEQAPLEPTQVAINETSHIVSNENSPLENRDVSASLSVNLSGSMPQSTSQDEEVADTTATVSNGGTSPILWTIPSLLFILWIAVSLTFALRLFAGLYSSSQLLHRSVIVAGPRIQDCLAKLPTALLRRLPAIRESNEVLVPVTVGWLRPTVLLPEDWQTWAPEKFSAIVAHEFTHVARRDFFVTLAAELNRCLYWFHPVSWWLRSRLSDLAEEACDDAAIDHIGDRIRYARHLLEVATSLTSGCGQRVQPGVSMARGSNVESRIASILDFKRPLSQHLSWRSATAIALIAIPVITAAAAIRPASSAIATSDQEPIITAATSTAPTIDTETVRIHGQVTDTNAEPIPNAKVRLYRMQFPKWYAGSNPSTLLTEFKVDGKGRFDQTVAKDKVIRETKNHASWKRLPKSHMWWTLLVVSAPNYAYSTFGAEQSGHIIKGKKFISPGFLQQSLNVKLRSAVTIRGRLLSIEGQPVEGASVSVFRVNRPDASRLDSWIQQTSKVPLAKSDNRATMWGGPVSQGAYFPVPAAEFQLPQQCIQPVVTNRSGIFELSGLAAKNDLVILRIKDKRLTDTIIHVLARDMKTVYGHHSTKLSRTGAYYGRTFDFITQPSVPVYGVVRDIETKRPLAGIPVAVGRIYGTTMSHTGYITTTTDEKGRYRIEGLPIPPVGTRRYERNNLAVRPGKLPYIETDLLPVPRGDGVNPIELNIELRRAVMAKGRLTNKATGAPIALAEIYYAPYMKNENCEKYHRYSDGSVRLMGNSDTRYYSNKDGYFEIPVIPGRGVIAATIKSGEYITGFGADKIEAFQGKDPSELGVVLSDHLVPSLFHSLKEIDVPVDLSEFTLDMHVDEGVSMTMNFVDPGGDPVKGLIGNGLSSNMGGKMIKDDQAEVTGLAIGVIRPMYFSDNTKKLMRFIRLIPEKGQTHFTVKLFPPSRLKGRLVDPEGRPLANVALETRHQNDPFMGGSLPQTQTDKDGRFDYPLPTGTSYKILTKMDKYFIVMEELGNPKPKNIDLGDLILDPDAERWSNLKAKREPVISDLASDIVEDVPSDSNTKD; encoded by the coding sequence ATGTTTCAGATCTCGAATCAATGGATGCTGTTCCTGCTGGATATTTCAACCAAATCCCTGCTGCTGGTGGTCATTGCGGGAACCTCTCTGAAATTGTTCAAATTGCGAGACTCCAACGTTCGGCATCGAGTCTGGTCTGGTGTTTTGGCGGGCATGTTATTGCTGCCACTGCTGGCTCTGGTTCTTCCAACCATTCCACTATCGATCCCGGCCGGTTGGACCAACAGGGAATCAACGATTGAACAAGCTCCTCTCGAGCCTACTCAGGTTGCCATCAACGAAACCAGTCACATCGTCTCAAATGAAAATAGTCCACTTGAGAATCGTGATGTGTCAGCCAGTTTATCAGTCAATCTGTCAGGGAGCATGCCACAATCGACATCGCAGGACGAGGAGGTCGCAGACACAACAGCAACCGTTTCAAATGGTGGAACCTCGCCTATACTTTGGACTATACCCAGTCTGCTCTTTATACTCTGGATCGCCGTGAGTCTCACATTCGCATTAAGACTGTTCGCTGGGCTTTACTCGTCCTCACAACTCTTGCACCGCAGTGTGATTGTAGCTGGACCACGAATTCAAGACTGCCTTGCCAAACTGCCAACAGCGCTCTTGCGGCGTCTACCAGCCATCCGCGAAAGTAACGAAGTGCTCGTGCCAGTGACCGTTGGATGGTTACGGCCAACGGTGCTTCTACCGGAAGATTGGCAAACATGGGCTCCCGAAAAATTCAGTGCCATTGTTGCGCATGAATTCACCCATGTTGCCCGACGTGACTTCTTTGTGACACTGGCTGCGGAACTCAATCGATGTCTGTATTGGTTTCATCCGGTTTCGTGGTGGTTGCGCAGTCGTTTGTCGGATCTGGCGGAAGAAGCATGCGATGATGCCGCCATCGATCACATCGGCGATCGTATCAGGTACGCCCGACATCTTCTGGAAGTGGCGACATCGCTTACATCTGGCTGCGGTCAACGAGTACAGCCAGGTGTATCAATGGCGCGTGGATCAAACGTGGAATCGCGAATTGCCTCAATTCTCGACTTCAAAAGACCTCTCTCACAACACCTGTCCTGGCGTAGCGCAACAGCCATCGCACTGATTGCTATCCCTGTCATCACTGCTGCAGCGGCCATCCGGCCAGCTTCTTCCGCAATCGCTACGTCCGATCAAGAACCGATTATAACTGCTGCTACTTCTACTGCTCCGACGATCGACACAGAAACAGTCCGCATTCACGGCCAAGTCACCGACACTAATGCTGAACCAATCCCTAACGCAAAAGTTCGTCTGTATCGAATGCAGTTTCCGAAATGGTACGCCGGAAGTAATCCCTCAACCCTACTCACCGAGTTCAAAGTTGATGGTAAAGGTCGCTTCGATCAAACTGTTGCCAAAGACAAAGTCATACGGGAGACTAAGAATCATGCGAGTTGGAAGCGCCTTCCTAAGAGCCATATGTGGTGGACGCTCCTTGTTGTCTCTGCACCGAATTACGCCTACTCAACATTCGGAGCCGAACAGTCAGGTCACATCATTAAAGGCAAGAAATTCATTTCGCCTGGCTTTTTGCAACAGTCGCTTAATGTAAAACTTCGCTCTGCTGTCACGATTCGCGGGCGGTTACTATCCATCGAAGGCCAACCTGTTGAAGGTGCAAGTGTGTCGGTCTTCCGCGTCAACCGTCCGGATGCATCAAGGCTCGACTCCTGGATTCAACAGACATCGAAAGTTCCGCTTGCAAAATCGGATAACCGTGCAACGATGTGGGGAGGGCCAGTCTCTCAAGGTGCCTATTTTCCCGTTCCTGCCGCTGAATTTCAACTGCCTCAGCAGTGTATTCAACCTGTCGTCACGAATCGTTCGGGTATTTTCGAACTGTCGGGATTAGCCGCGAAAAACGACCTTGTGATTCTGAGAATCAAGGATAAACGCCTCACCGACACGATCATTCACGTCCTTGCTCGCGACATGAAAACAGTCTATGGACACCATTCTACAAAATTAAGCAGAACTGGGGCGTACTACGGTCGAACGTTCGATTTTATCACTCAGCCAAGTGTTCCTGTATATGGCGTCGTCCGTGATATCGAAACCAAACGCCCTCTGGCTGGCATCCCGGTTGCTGTCGGGAGAATATATGGAACGACGATGTCTCACACAGGCTACATCACAACAACTACTGACGAAAAGGGACGTTACCGTATCGAGGGGCTTCCCATTCCCCCAGTGGGAACACGCAGATACGAACGAAACAACCTTGCAGTGCGTCCGGGTAAGCTACCTTATATCGAAACCGATTTACTCCCCGTTCCTCGTGGTGATGGTGTGAATCCAATTGAACTAAATATTGAGCTACGGCGTGCAGTGATGGCCAAGGGGAGGCTCACAAACAAAGCAACCGGCGCCCCGATTGCATTAGCAGAAATCTACTACGCACCTTATATGAAAAACGAAAATTGCGAAAAATACCATCGATACTCCGATGGATCGGTACGTTTAATGGGTAATAGCGACACCCGGTACTACAGCAACAAAGATGGTTACTTTGAAATTCCGGTCATTCCCGGTCGTGGTGTAATTGCCGCAACAATAAAATCGGGAGAATATATCACGGGTTTTGGTGCAGATAAAATTGAAGCGTTTCAAGGAAAGGATCCGAGTGAGTTGGGAGTTGTGCTTTCTGATCACCTCGTCCCTTCTCTATTCCACTCCCTGAAAGAAATTGATGTTCCAGTTGATCTATCTGAGTTTACACTAGACATGCACGTTGATGAAGGCGTGTCGATGACCATGAACTTCGTGGATCCAGGGGGAGATCCAGTCAAGGGACTCATCGGCAATGGACTCAGCAGCAACATGGGAGGGAAGATGATCAAGGATGACCAGGCCGAAGTAACAGGTCTTGCGATCGGTGTCATTCGCCCGATGTACTTCTCCGACAACACCAAAAAGCTCATGCGATTCATTCGTCTGATTCCAGAGAAAGGACAGACTCATTTCACTGTTAAGTTATTCCCACCCAGTCGGCTCAAAGGCCGGCTTGTTGACCCAGAAGGCCGACCATTGGCGAATGTAGCACTCGAAACTCGACATCAGAACGACCCTTTTATGGGTGGATCGCTGCCTCAGACCCAAACAGACAAAGATGGTCGATTCGATTATCCATTGCCCACTGGGACAAGTTACAAAATCCTCACCAAAATGGACAAGTACTTTATCGTTATGGAGGAACTCGGGAACCCGAAACCAAAGAATATTGATCTTGGTGACCTGATACTTGATCCGGATGCTGAACGATGGTCGAATTTGAAGGCGAAACGAGAACCTGTCATTTCAGACTTGGCCTCCGATATAGTCGAGGATGTGCCATCGGATTCAAACACGAAAGATTAA
- a CDS encoding DUF1501 domain-containing protein, producing the protein MLNRRSFLNQSSLLSLSPFIPGFLSQTAHASKASKDDRILVVIQLDGGNDGLNTVIPFADEIYAKYRDKLRIDKKEIIKLNDSLGLHPGMKDVGKLFDNNQLAIVPGVGYPNPNRSHFRSMAIWHSARLDPTDHTGQGWIGRACDQQQKSGNATPDAVFVGDSTIPAAIIGRRTNSIALNKEEEFMLVSNLAAPDKPVSGDDLQSFVQSTVNSSYTAAKQFAESTKNRSFDKGGYPNYRLARKLHLISRIIRLNSGTRIFYVSQPGYDTHSMQKNTHARLLAEFSRSLKAFLVDIKKAGFSDRIMVMAFSEFGRRVKENASVGTDHGTSGPVFIAGEMVNAGVLSKYPSLEDLQDGDLKSTIDFRSIYTSLLTDWLNIDATVPLGGAFKSLRVVS; encoded by the coding sequence ATGCTGAATCGACGAAGCTTTCTGAACCAATCGTCTTTACTGTCGCTGTCTCCTTTCATCCCTGGGTTCCTTTCGCAGACCGCTCATGCCTCAAAAGCAAGTAAGGACGATCGGATTCTCGTCGTCATTCAACTCGACGGTGGCAACGACGGTCTCAATACTGTGATCCCTTTCGCCGATGAGATTTACGCCAAGTACCGCGACAAGCTGCGTATCGATAAAAAAGAGATCATCAAGCTCAACGATTCTTTGGGCCTCCATCCCGGAATGAAAGATGTGGGTAAGTTGTTCGACAACAATCAACTGGCCATCGTCCCCGGAGTTGGCTATCCTAACCCAAACAGATCTCATTTCCGCAGCATGGCGATTTGGCATTCCGCACGTTTAGATCCTACCGACCACACTGGTCAGGGATGGATCGGTCGCGCGTGTGATCAGCAACAGAAATCTGGCAACGCAACACCAGATGCTGTTTTTGTCGGAGATAGTACTATTCCTGCTGCGATCATTGGCCGGCGAACTAACTCCATTGCTTTGAACAAGGAAGAGGAATTCATGCTGGTTTCGAATCTTGCCGCGCCCGATAAACCCGTGTCTGGTGACGATCTACAGTCATTTGTGCAAAGCACCGTCAATTCTTCCTACACAGCCGCAAAACAATTCGCAGAATCAACAAAAAATCGGTCCTTCGACAAGGGGGGCTATCCGAATTATCGACTGGCACGCAAGCTGCATCTGATTTCACGTATCATTCGACTGAATAGTGGCACGCGAATTTTCTATGTCTCGCAACCTGGCTACGACACACATTCCATGCAAAAGAATACACACGCACGTCTACTGGCTGAGTTCAGTCGCTCCCTTAAAGCGTTCCTGGTTGATATCAAGAAGGCGGGTTTCAGCGATCGCATCATGGTTATGGCATTCAGTGAGTTCGGGCGTCGTGTGAAAGAAAACGCCTCGGTTGGAACTGATCATGGGACATCCGGTCCGGTATTCATCGCAGGTGAAATGGTTAACGCAGGTGTGCTCAGCAAGTATCCATCACTTGAAGACCTTCAAGATGGCGATTTGAAATCGACCATCGACTTCCGCAGTATCTATACATCACTGCTAACCGATTGGCTTAACATAGATGCAACAGTCCCGCTTGGCGGGGCGTTCAAATCACTCAGAGTCGTGTCCTAA
- a CDS encoding DUF1800 domain-containing protein: MRTWQLYQPTPQQPWTPSRAAHLHRRTVFGATWKELQRDLTGKPQDAVTRVLSDEVRADGVPDEFTSLANLIGNAATEQPNVERLKAWWIYRVLFTPAPLQERLTLMWHNHFATSNLKVNNLSLMKLQNDTFRKHATAPFGDLLHAMLRDPALLIWLDASSNRRGHANENLGRELMELFTLGIGNYSESDVKNAARALTGLTVKEGQFHFDSHRHDAGQKTILTKTGPFNADQLADVLLQNPATAKRLASRLIGEFFSEGVVNETAYNELASQLRTTNLDIGKAVETILRSQLFFSDTNINSRICDPLSFLIAPLRALELFDKPPSTLALSEWLQRMGLDLFYPPNVAGWPGHRTWLTTRTVIARANYAAAVVSGEVYRPAYVSDLQELAKKHSAKKDDTFEKMMKTLLLGGATDLPAKESTNPTTDSREASCVLKLLTGFRAHLH, from the coding sequence ATGAGAACTTGGCAATTGTATCAACCAACACCACAGCAACCGTGGACGCCAAGCCGTGCCGCCCATCTTCACCGTCGCACCGTTTTTGGGGCGACGTGGAAAGAACTACAGCGCGATTTGACTGGCAAGCCGCAGGACGCGGTCACCCGGGTTCTCTCTGATGAAGTTCGTGCCGATGGTGTTCCCGATGAATTCACGAGTCTCGCTAATCTCATCGGCAACGCTGCCACTGAGCAGCCAAACGTGGAACGGCTCAAAGCCTGGTGGATTTATCGTGTACTCTTCACACCCGCCCCATTACAAGAGCGATTGACGCTGATGTGGCACAACCACTTCGCCACCAGCAATCTGAAAGTAAATAATCTGTCGTTAATGAAGCTGCAAAATGATACTTTTCGGAAACACGCGACAGCTCCATTCGGCGACCTGTTGCACGCCATGCTACGCGACCCTGCATTACTGATCTGGCTGGATGCGTCATCAAACCGCCGCGGACATGCAAATGAAAACCTGGGCCGGGAACTTATGGAACTATTCACACTCGGCATTGGCAACTACTCTGAATCTGACGTCAAGAACGCTGCCCGCGCGCTTACCGGTCTCACCGTGAAAGAGGGACAATTCCATTTCGATTCCCATCGACATGATGCAGGCCAGAAAACCATTCTGACTAAGACAGGTCCGTTCAACGCGGATCAACTTGCTGATGTTCTGCTTCAGAACCCCGCAACCGCTAAACGGCTGGCTAGTCGACTGATCGGCGAGTTCTTCAGCGAAGGCGTCGTCAACGAAACAGCATACAACGAGCTTGCATCTCAACTCCGGACAACAAATTTGGATATCGGCAAAGCGGTCGAGACAATCCTTCGATCCCAGTTGTTCTTTTCCGACACGAACATCAATTCGCGAATTTGTGACCCGTTGTCATTCCTGATCGCTCCGCTGCGTGCACTTGAACTGTTTGACAAACCGCCTAGTACGCTCGCATTGAGTGAGTGGTTACAACGAATGGGTCTGGATTTGTTCTATCCACCGAACGTCGCTGGCTGGCCAGGTCACCGAACATGGCTGACAACACGCACTGTCATCGCCCGAGCCAACTACGCGGCTGCTGTGGTTTCCGGTGAAGTGTATCGACCAGCCTACGTTTCCGATCTGCAGGAACTGGCAAAGAAACACTCCGCCAAAAAAGACGACACGTTCGAGAAGATGATGAAAACACTCTTGCTGGGTGGTGCGACTGATCTTCCAGCGAAAGAATCAACCAATCCAACAACTGATTCGCGCGAAGCCAGCTGTGTTCTGAAACTGTTAACGGGATTTCGTGCGCATCTACATTAA